The sequence below is a genomic window from Phoenix dactylifera cultivar Barhee BC4 chromosome 16, palm_55x_up_171113_PBpolish2nd_filt_p, whole genome shotgun sequence.
TGCAAGGAAAACAGAACAGATGCCTAATCCATCCAAATAAAATTGCCTAAATGATGAGCCGCATAGGAGGCCTCTCTAGAAGTATAAGAGGTTCGATGGGAGACGCATTCGCCTAATAGACAGCGAATATTATGGAGTAGTCGCATTCTTCAATTAgcactcccgatcttctgtatCTTCTCGATCACTATGGTGGAGTCCTCCTCAATGATCAAAGTCATGTGTTTTGCTAAAgtcaaattttaattaaatttttaagtTGAGTGCTGCCATGACATTTTTGCTAGGGAGAAATAAATGGAGAATTAGGAGGGTGGATCAGGTTAGCTCTACCCTCCCACCCTTCCCTCACGCACAGAATCTTGGGCTTAACCTAACACCACCTctcgctctcgctctctctctctcccgggGTCCCCGCACTCGTGCATGTCACCGGAAACACAAAACTCCACGTGAACCCCAGCCCTTATCCCAGCTTCGCAAGGGCCCCACCAATGGACCCCGTCCAGCTAATGATTTTTCCACCATTGGACTTACATGTGGCTCACGGGTCCCACTCTCCTTCCGATGAGATTCTGCCGCGTGTTAAACGAGAGCGAGAGATGGCAATGGCGGAGAGAGGAGAGTTAGCAagcagagagagaggagagtgaaagaaagaaggaaacagATCGAGTCAAATCtttattgttttccttttttttatccaAACGCCACCCGGCGCTGCAGTAGCTGAGGACGAATCTTAGCATGTTGCGTAGGGGGAGATCTTTAAAGCGCGATCTCGGCTTACGGTAGCAATCCCCGCGAGTTCCCACGCAGTGCCACGATTTTGTTCCCCTCCCTCCTCACctttttcttccttcccttctgtCCTATATATACTATAAACCCCATATCTTCCTCCTCCCGCTCTCAAGCTCTCCTATCTCTCTCCTGTCCTTCTCtgttttccttcctttctcGGTGCAGGCGCACGTTAGCGTCACTCGTAGCACGAACACAAACCAACCGCCCCTTAGGCTTGTTAACGGGAGTTTTGAGGAGATGGCTAACAAATTGGTGTTGTTAATGTTTGCGATCTGCCGCTTGATATCCACCGTCGGCCTGACGCTGGAGCCCGCCGAGCTCCTCCAGTTCGGCGTGGAGGGCCAGCTCAGCCTGGAACCCGCCGATGTCGACCGTGCCTCGGTCGACTTTGGGGGCATGACCAGGGCCGAGCCGATGGCCGTCATGCGCCCGGCCTCGGCTGGCGACGTCGCCAGCCTCGTTCGGGTGGCCTATGGCTCCGCTCTGGGGTTCCCGGTCTCAGCCCGGGGCCATGGCCACTCGATCAATGGCCAGGCCCGGGCACCAGGTGGCGTCGTGATCGAGATGAGCCACGACCGAGCCGCAGGCCACCGGCCGAGGTCCCGCCCGGTGTACTCCCCATCCCTCGGGGAGTACTATGTGGACGTGTGGGGTGGGGAGCTCTGGATCGATGTCTTGAACTGGACACTAGATAACGGCGGGCGTGCGCCCAAGTCGTGGACCGACTACCTCTATCTTTCTGTGGGGGGAACCCTCTCGAATGCTGGGATAAGTGGGCAAACCTTCCACCATGGCCCCCAGCTAAGCAACGTCTATGAGCTTGATGTGGTCACAGGTTGGCTTCACTACTTGATATACTACGTGATGTGTTAAATCAGCTGTTAGCATTCCTAATTTTATACGTTTTCTAATATTATACTTTTGTCCAATGTTTTCTAGGCAAGGGGGAGATCGTGACATGTTCAGAAGAGCAGAATTCGGAGCTATTTCATGGAGTTCTTGGTGGTTTAGGACAGTTTGGGATTATAACAAGAGCTAGAATAGCATTGGAGCCTGCTCCCCAAAGGGTTAGCTTCATAATTTCCATATATAAGTATATGTTTGTTTGCTCTTCTGTTACTGTTCTCTTGACTAGCTGTGATGACTATATAATGAGTTTGGCCTGTGACGACGGACCTAACCAGCCAAGAAAAAGGCTGCTCTCCTCCCTCCCACCCCCTCCCATCCAACATGGGCTTGTTTGGGACCATTTGGTTCTCTCCCACCTTCCCTgaataaagaagaaagaggcGCGGCCTAATTACCACCACGCTATCTTGGAATGCCATTCTCTCCAATTGTACACTTGTACAAGAAATCGAAACTTGCGTGCACTTTGCACTGTTTTTCCTGGACAGCATGACACCGACACCTAACCAATTCGGTGGAAAAAGTCATGCAAGACAGCTTGGAGGTAGCCCGGACCTGATGGAGGATGGGTTCATAAACTGGGAGAGAGCCAAAAAAGTGTTTCATGGGAATCTTCTTTCGTTTTCTTTATTGTTATATTTCTTGGTCTCCAAACATGGGCTCTATCCGATTTCTCTTTTTGGTGATCAGGTGAGATGGATTCGAGTGCTCTACTCCAATTTCACAACATTCACTCGAGACCAGGAGCTCCTCATCTCCCTCCATGGCACCCACCGGTTCGACTACGTTGAAGGCTTCGTCATCGTCGACGAGGGCCTCATCAACAACTGGagatcctccttcttctcccctCGAAACTCGGTCAATATCAGCTCCATTGGAGCCAACGGTGGTGTACTCTACTGCTTGGAGATGACTAAGAACTACGACGACTCCACTGCCGCCTTCGTCGACCAGGTATTATAATGTTTGTGGATAATAAGGAAGCAGCCCCATGTTTCCTTGGCCTACCTTCTTTTACTCCCATGCCTAAAAGAACCAATGGTAATGGCTTTTGGTTTGCCATAGTTTTTCTTATTCTTAAACAAGCGACAATAATTAAACAACCGCATCGGAGAACATGAAGAAAGATCTCCACACTAGATCTTATTCCACCACCTTTCGCTATTTTATTCCACTGCTGCTCACCTTTACAACCTAACATATAAGGCCACATTTATGACCATATTAGGCTCTCAATTGAAAAAGGAGAGCTTTGCTGACCTTGCTTATAAAAATTCATGTGATGGGCTGCAGGAAGTAGAGGCTTTGCTGAAGAGACTGGAGTTCATACCGGCATCGGTGTTCACGACCGACCTCCCCTACGTCGACTTCCTCGATCGAGTCCACAAGGCTGAGCTCAAGCTCCGGGCCAAGGGGTTGTGGGATGTGCCGCACCCATGGCTCAACCTCTTCGTTCCAGCATCCCGGATCGCCGACTTTGACCGTGGAGTCTTTCGGGGCATCCTCGGGAACAAGACGAGTGGGCCCATCCTCATCTACCCCATGAACAAGCACAAGTAATCACGCCCACATACCTCAAGCCTGCATGCATGCAACCGGCCACACTCATATTTACCAGTACACACACTTGAGACAAAATGACACATTCTTTGGGTATTATAGTAGCCGATCCATGCCATATTGCTTCATTAAACGGCCACTGCATATGATTGCAACCTCCTCTAGTGCCTTGCCGACCTATAAATCACAGCGTTCCTGTGGATGATGACCAGCTCTAATAGCTCCGACCAACTCATCCTCTGAGTCGTTTATCATGTCATGCTAAACCTG
It includes:
- the LOC103717796 gene encoding cytokinin dehydrogenase 5-like, producing the protein MANKLVLLMFAICRLISTVGLTLEPAELLQFGVEGQLSLEPADVDRASVDFGGMTRAEPMAVMRPASAGDVASLVRVAYGSALGFPVSARGHGHSINGQARAPGGVVIEMSHDRAAGHRPRSRPVYSPSLGEYYVDVWGGELWIDVLNWTLDNGGRAPKSWTDYLYLSVGGTLSNAGISGQTFHHGPQLSNVYELDVVTGKGEIVTCSEEQNSELFHGVLGGLGQFGIITRARIALEPAPQRVRWIRVLYSNFTTFTRDQELLISLHGTHRFDYVEGFVIVDEGLINNWRSSFFSPRNSVNISSIGANGGVLYCLEMTKNYDDSTAAFVDQEVEALLKRLEFIPASVFTTDLPYVDFLDRVHKAELKLRAKGLWDVPHPWLNLFVPASRIADFDRGVFRGILGNKTSGPILIYPMNKHKWDERSSAVTPDEEVFYLVGFLRSALPDSGESTQSLEYLSQQNERILAFCDAAGIEVKQYLPHHLTRAEWARHFGAKWDRFIRLKAEFDPKGILGSGQGIFPPPSSPFSSLSPDEHSMTR